The DNA segment CTATAGAGTAAATAGAGCTCATTTTACCCACTAAACCTGATACTGAAGCTACTATAGCAAGTCTAAGATTCACATTTTTGCAATCTTGAGCAGAAAATATGATTTGGGTGTTGATAAAATGTGGATTTGACAGTAAAGAAAGCCAAGATTTTGAAACACACCTTAATTTCAACAGGGATTTTACTGGCAACCTTATGAGAATTTCAATGATAATTTCATCTGGAAGGCATGAAAGTTGCAATAAATCTTGGGAAATTTTTGTGGGTGTTTTTTCAGATATTTGAATTATTAGTGGCTTTTGATTTTCCATTGAAGCAAAGCTCTTTCTAGATAGGGAAGTGGAGGAGGTGAGAAGAAAGATATGGTTGAAGTCTTCGGATATTTGACTTTGGGGTTTTCTCCAAATTTTCTGGTAAAGGTTAGAAGACAAGTTGCAATGGAAGTCCTTATAATAAAGTAAATTAATTTCAGCCAAAAAGTTTTAATGGTCCCAACATAAACTTAACAATCCAGATTATAagaaattttataataaaaatttgGAGTTTGATCCAAAGTGAACAATGacatgttaaaaaaaaaaataggactAGTTTATCCAAACAATTGGTATCACAGTCCAAGTTCGGCGGGACGAGTATGACAATAGTTGTTGGACTAAACCAACCTAAAGATACTCTTAACATGATGTGATATACTCCGTTTTGGACCAAGCCCGCACACTTTTTTCCACAATTAAGAGATCCTACCACTTATATGTAGGTCTCTCAAGATTTTATTCGCACACTTAATATGAAATAATACACATACACACTCTTGtgctttataaaaaaaaaaaaaaagacgaaGAAAATCATCCCACAATCATGAAGTATTAAAGAACGATTTTATGATTCATTACTTTTAATTATATGATATTTCTTACAGGAATTTGATTAAATATTATAGAAGATCAATAAAAAAAACACAGAAAATCTTGATAGAAtcattttcaaattttaattgaTTATAGTAGATCATTCCTCCCTATAATATCAGCATAAACTAAAACATGAAACTCCAAACTTTGTTTGTTTCTTGAGAGTAAAGTGACAACAACCACCCAACTACTTTAGTTtagatatatttatttaattttcttaatgtTGTTGAACTGTATGAACTGACTAAACTAAAAATTTAATCTATTAAAATAATCTTCTAGATGGGGATGTGCAGGAGGTGAGAAGAGAGAGATATGGTGGAAAGTCTTTGGATAAATGACTCTTAagagttttctccaatttttttttttttttttttgataaaatggCTTTTAAGACAAGTTGCAATGGAAGTCCTTATAATAAAGTGTAAATTAATTTTTGCCAGAAAGTTTAGTGGTCCCATAGACACTGAAATTTTAACGGATCaagctaaatcctaaattcaagataCTATAAGACTCTTGAAATCCTAATAGTGTATTAGAGTTGTTTGGAAGTTAGTCTACCATAAACTCTAACTCAAACCTATATAAATGGATACATATTCCCTTGAAGAGACGTTTCAAAATCCCATAAACTCTTGGGATATTCGCAAAGAGATCAAAATATAGTGTGATACTTCTTGACAATCAAATAGTTGAAGAAACTAGAGATCAAATACATCTCAGTGGGTCTGCATCATCCTATATTCGATAAATACGCTGCTTCAGTCCTCGAATCATAGAGATAATCAGGAGAGAAGAATAAAGGGAGAAACAGAATTGTACTCACAGTTGATTAGTAagaatatttttctcttatttttcgaTCGCAATTTATTTTTCATATCTTGAAAATTTATTGCAAACAAATTGGCACGCCGAGTGGGACCAGTTCTgctcttcatctcttcctcctgtAAATCGAAAATTTCAAGTTTCAAAATCATTTGTTACGATGGTTGAGTACTTTAAGTCTCGTATTCAAGTTTCGGCAAGCGTACACCCCGACAAACCTTGAAGTAGGGAGCATTTGTAGACACCGAAATTTTAACGGATTaagctaaatcctaaattcaagataTTACAAGACTCTTGAAATCCTAGGAGCCTATTAGGGTTGCTTGGACGTTAGTCTACGCTAAACTCTAACTCACATCTCTATAAAGGGATACATATTCCCTTGAATAGGCGTCTCAAAAATCTCATAAACTCTTGGgatattcacaaagagatcaaaatATGGCCGGATATTTCTTTACAATCAAATAGTTCAAGTAGCTGGAGATCAAATACATCCCCAGGAGGTCTGCATCATCCTACATTAGAGAAATACGCTGCTTCAGCCCTCAAATCATGGAGATAATcaggagagaagaatcaagggaGAAACAGAATTGTACTCACAATTGATTAGTAagaatatttttctcttattttgtgaTTGCAGTATATTTTTCATATCTTAAAATATTATTGCAGACATCCATATAACATATGACATCTTtacatgatttttttttcatttaaattgtgATTGATCGCATTAGATCATTTTCTCCTCAAAATCTGTATAAACATGAAACTCCAACGTTGTTTTATCTTAAAAGTAACATGACAGCAAGTAAGTAACCCCCAACTACTCCTTTTCTTAATTTAAATTAAATACTAATTTAAAATTTCTTTACTATAGTTGAACTGTGTGAACGGTCCCAggtataattttaaatattagaaGTTGCGACAATTTTATAATGTATTTTGGTTAGCAGCTTGTCTTCTTTCCTTGAATAAAGCGTGCGATAATATTgttttggttgatgatggtgaaATTTGAGATCAGAACCTTTATCTACTTTGATAGTAATATTGAAGCGTGTGAACCAAAAGTTTACAACATATATCTACTTTAATATTAGTATCCGATAAAACTTATGAATAATTTGTACCAAAGTTATATTTTTGCCCGTTATAATTTGTGAACAAAGCAAATTTTATCAATCGGGCAGAAGTTATGAATAATTTGTATCAAAGTTATGGTCCGTCCAGCATAACTGGTGAACAAGGCAAGTTTAATCAATTCGAACAAACTCATGTACCAAAGCTATAACCATATGCTATTTTTGTACAAATTCCTTAGATAATGACAAATTCAAATGACGACGCAGAGTGATTATACTTGTGCAAATCACCCGATCAAAAGTGCTGTAATTCTAGTTGATTAGCGATGACTATGAGAATTAAACTTTTGAAAATCTATGCGGTATACCCATTGAAAACACCAGTTAACTTCCTatacatttaaaatatttattttacctTGTATACCTATTTTataaaactttatttattttttaaatcttgAATATCATTATATAATATTAAACAAATCCCACCTTTTAAAGAATTAAATTATCTCACTCCAACTTAATATATCCCTTAAAACACTCCATCATCCCACGTTTTAAGGAATTGGGGTTATACGTACCTTCTCACCAAAAAGTCCAAACCCCAAAAATTTCTCTAATTTTTCTTCTCTTCCATctaaatcaaaagaaaaacaaaaataagttGAAAATGTTTTAACTTGGGATACAATATCTAAAGtctaaactaaaataaaatactaGAATGTACTATTCAAACCAATACACCACAACAtcctaataaaaaatataatgttcaaatcaaacaaactatagtattctaatttggaatacaatattcaaatcgaacataccacaatattctaatttAGAATACAATATTTAAATCAAACACACCGCAATATTCTAATTTTAAATGTAGTATTCAAATCAAACATACCACaagattttaatttaaaatataatattcaaatcaaatataccaaattaCAATAGTTTAATGAAGAATATATAATTCAAACCAACATACCAAAATATTCTACTAAAGAATACAATATTTAAACCAAACACACCATAGTATTCTAATTTTAAATCCATATTCAAACCAAACATTACATATTCAAACAAAACAtaccacaatattctaatttggaatatagtattcaaataaaatatacctttatttttatttgttgtgTATAATTTATTTTACTTGTAATATTAACATGCTATATATAATCGTAtataatattctaatttggaatacaatcacaatattctaatttaaaatatagtattcaaaccaaacataccacaatattctaatttggaacatagtatccaaaccaaatatacctttatttttatttattgtgtgtattttattttacttacaATATTAACATGCTATATATAATACTAGTATACAATGAATAATTTACTGAATAATTGTTTATTgtataaaagaaaataaggacaAAGGATCTCATAAGAAAAGGCTTTGTTTAAAGGAAaatctttttttattctttaattttggTCCAAAGTTTAAACGGATGGAGTGGATTTGCTTCATATAGATCGAAACTTTCCTTTAATTAGGGAGAAAATTTATATGGTAATTATTATTCTTTTGATTAAATGAATATGTAGGGTAATTAATTGATGTGTACTACATGTAATTTCATAATTGAAATATATTGTGTTAAGAGGTATACCGTGTAAAGTTCCCAAAACTTTTTAAAGTGTTTCGGCCCATCGACAAGCCCAATTCAACTCTATGAGACCGACTGGTTGGCTTGAGTTGAGTTAAAAAGCCTCAATTTTAAATGGGCTAAAAATATGCCAGTGTAACTGTAGTAATAGGGCTGTCTTGTTACTTGggatattatcacttttagctcgtgccagaaactatttatatctgGTAGccaaaaaagtgtataaaatttgtataatttttgtatataacatacagaatgtatatatatagttaaaaagCCTCAATTTTAAATGGGCTAAAAATATGTTAGTATAGCTGTAGTAATAGGGCTGTCTAGTTACTTTTTAGTCCAGTAATTGAAATATACTTATTGTAACGGAGTTTCAAATTTCAGAGGTAAAATTTATAATAATATGCTAGAATTTTATCcgtaaaatttaaaattacataATAATGACTATTTTAAGGGCTAAAAAGTAACTACACAAGCAGTAAATATTCGGAGACATTTGtatctatacccgttttttggGTCACATTTTACTTGTATCCGCTTTGCAAAATTttttgcaagcgtacccactttttcacGTAACTTCAGCAAAcaggcctgaagtagcaaaagcaatcacgcaaacttcagcaTTAATTATAATCTTATATATAcaatttattaattatacacAAATTAGTATTAAATGAGTATTCCTTGATTGTATGTATTTAATTTTATGTTCAACCTCCGAAGCATTTTTTAATCggtaaagggccaaatataccactctcctttcgaaaatggtctaagaatacccctcgttatactattgggttatttatACCCCTatagtcatactttgggttcaaatatgcccctcatttaaacggaagGACACGTGTCATCatcctgttggtcaattctaaatatctcctaattaattaaaaagactcattacccatacccgaaaagcaattttctttttttaaaaacttaaaaaaactaaaaacaaatttttactaaaaacaatattgtttttccagtttttacaaaaaaactgctttaaaaaaactgaaaaatattttctaaaataataattttgtaaaaactgaaaaaataaaagctgaaaattaattttctaaatcaattttatttataaaaactggaaaaaactgatttttttatttactaaaaactggaaaaaaatgaaaatatttttttttcagtttttttttaaaaaactgaaaaatattttctaaaacagtatttttgtaaaaattgaaaacaaaaactaaaaagtaattttctaaatcaatatttttgtaaaaactaaaaaaacaaatattttcttcttttttttcagtttttagttaaaaatatttcagtttttttcagtttttaattgctttagaaaattattttttaatttttacaaaaatattattttagaaaatatttttcagtttttctaAAGCAGTGTTTTtgcaaaaactggaaaaaaaaaatatttttgtttttttttttttcagtttttagtaaattgttttttagttttttacgtttttacaaaagaaaaatattttacaggcatgggtaatgagtctttttaattaattagtagATATTTACAGGTAGAATTGACTAACAGGACGATGAcatgtgtccctccgtttaaatgaggggtatatttgaatcAAAAGTATGACTGAAGGGGTATAAAtaaccaatagtataacgaggggtatttttagaccattttcgaaagtagaggAGTATATTTGGCCATTTGCCGTTTTTTAATTGACTTGGAATAGGCAAAGAGAACCttagtttttcttcttctcaCATAAGCTTCGTACCCTTCTTTTTTTATTACTAATTTTTGCAGTGATATAAGTCAAAGAAAGATATTACAGTAAATCTggatgaaaaaagaaagagagaaatggATAGAATTGGCAATAGAAGACTACTTCACAAGCAGTGAATATTCGGAGAAGGAGGAGATGGAGATTTTCTGTATGAAACAGAGAGATTGAATTGGAAACAATGTTGACAATAAATTTGTGTCGAGAAAATAtaatcaagaccgaaaatatcgcaacaatcgtagtattttatttcaaatatttgagtgttacaatctctatggttcttctgattctacttttcaacATTAAATAAAAGAGCCTTCGAGCTcaatcttgaattttattttattttaatccaagtgcttgaggcatgatcttgatcttgacgtatttttaatccaagggcttgcagcttgttcttgaatcttcgccttgatcttttaatccttagaacacttgaatgcttgtggcttttagagaaatctgcagcgtttgatccacgagctccctcttgcttcttgttataacttctggtgtctttctGAATTATGAagatccctatttatagttgtgggagggaagagttatgataagaacaaactctttacgactaatcaaattgaagtgtgacaaggccgcatttgattggccagaacctGTCACTTGCATATGTGGCACGGTTTCATTGGCcgtttaatttgacttggcatgccttgttattttgacacgtggcacaatcctattggctcttctgtttgacttagcgcgccacgtcatttgacacgtggcaccaaaatgggcctctaggaagatgacatcttgggcttaatgaagtgggctcatcactttagcccaattaaatgggctaacccaatggattaagacttatttatttaatccatatatgttggacttatataactaatttaattatattagtccaataaatttatttgaactaatatatcttgaatttaaaatatagtccaaattattttacggatttaattccaataaaatttatatggcTCCAAATACCCCTAATTCAAGACTTGTTCAGGTATAGGTTTGTCGAATTACGCGAAAAAGACTTGAAGTATACATCCTCCAATGCTCCTATAAGAGCTTATACATTTGCAAGGTTAAATAAACCTCTCAACGCTGTCAGACTTCAAGGATAACATGCTCATATGAAATAGCAAAGCAATTGTCACCATAACTAATAGCCAATATTGCTAAAGTTACAGTGAATTGTATTATTCCAATGCTTCCACATAAGCCTAGCAAATGTAAGAATCTTTAAACATTTACATCCTACAGTTATGGAGACATATTAGTAATATATTGCCTGTCTCAAATTCTAGTAGTATATGCACGTGGATTAGCAGTAACGGCTAAAGTGCCTGACTTTAGCTTCGCCATCTTTACATATCAACCATATGTAGGTAAGGAAACATTCGCCGTCTTTAGCTTTTCTACTCGAATTAGGAATAGGACACCTAGTTTGTTTAACCAAAGAATTAGATTCTGAGTTAAAGTGTATTTTTAGAAgtattcgggttactgataatcaaaaaatttaatattctctcagaaataagaaaggaaattagaataagaaatgacaaaataatcaatagaaagcacaagaaagtaattatattttaataataatcAAAGCATGTCTGTACAAGTCACATCTCCTTCCCTTATATAGGAGTCTATAAGTACAACGTCTTTTTCCTTTTATGACAGaatcattatgagcattaatgatATTAATGAGACGTTATGATTGGTAATCATAATTGTTTATGAAGATTCCGTAGCGTTTGTGATCATTCACACTCATTAATTGACGATTCATGAATCTCCTCTCTTTACTGTCTTGATTCATTCCGATGGCGCCTCTTCATTTAACTACTTAGACTCGAGCGACCATATCATTTCATCTCATGTGTGATTTGCTCGTAATTGTTATGACTCGTGTCTCTTTTAATGCATCTCTCCAGCTGTCATTTTTTTAGTGATCCACGTGCCATGCCATATCAGCCACACATTTAATTTCacgtgtaatatttatttttaccaatacagatagtccccccacttacCAATTATTcagcaattgaatatttgggaagtggataaCATTTATGGCGGGAATTTTTTGTCGCTGTTTCTCATGTATCATTGTGTCTTCTTTAGAACCAACACATCGTATGTCACTTCTAACCAAGTTCAGTTCTTAGAGAGGTCTCTTGCCCCCTTACAGGCTTCTTATGATACTGCTTTGAATGAGAATGAGGAACTAAGAACTGAGATTGAGCAGTGGGAGAAGGATTATGAAGCCCTTGAAGACAAGGCTACTGTTGATGTTAGTTGGGCTTTCTTGAACATACGCCTCGAAACTTTAATGGAGGCAAGACAGGAAGGCTTTGACATAGCTGCTGAAATTGcaaaaactaaagaaactatTGAGAAAAATCAGCAGAGTCAAAGCTTTTCTTCACCTGAGGTTGGCATTCCCGAGGGTGATGAACTTACTCCTGGTGAAGCTATTGTTCAACCCTCCTCTGCTCAAGTCGTTCCCACTGCTTCTAATATTGAGAAAACTCAGCAGAGTCAAAGATTTTCTTCACCTGAGGTCGGCATTCCCGAGGGTGATGAACTTACTCCTGGTGAAGCTATTGTTCAACCCTCCTCTACTCAAGTCGTTCCCTCTGCTGCTGATGATGCCAACTTGAATCCTTCTGATAATACTGGTTCAGATCCTTCCTCGCAGTGAAAGtttgattgaaaatttgaagtgtttttttttattttattggtgAAAGTTTACTCCTGGTCCGTTTTGTGGTTTTGTATAAAACAATTCGGTCGGAACTAAGTTTATACTTAGTTTTAAccaagttattataatattactTTCTGAGTTTTTGTTCAACTCTTATAATATCTTATTTTGAGTTTCTGTACTACTCTCTTATTATGCAtttaaaaatgcttcaatactcCGTGACTTTTTTAAGAGGCATGAATTATAAAATAGGGCCCTTTTATaaacgacacttaatgaagaagacgtatCAACTTCATATTGGTGTAAACATACGAAAGAAGGAATAGGAACACACGTGTTTCTTTGaataatttgaggaagttttgtATTGTTTGAACTTCCAAACTGTATAATACTTTACACGTATTCAAGTATCATCTACAACTCTTTCGTAATTGTTTTTCTTataacaaattttataaaatttaaggGTATATCTTGCAACACATGACTAAATATTGCCTTTAACCTACATATTCGTAAGATTTTATAATTTACATCCACGAGTGTATTCCTCATCATAGGTTTTTTTTGAATTAGGCTTGCCTTTAACCTCAGGCTTGACTCAAATTCTGAGCTTGACTGGAATTCTTACTTTTTCAGTCTTCTTTGCCTTTAatatatatagtcccccaagtgttagagctttaaagtatgaaatctcgagcacttgattattccttccatgtggtccattttctgaaaaggaaaaaacatacgggactcggaggtatatATATTTTAGATGATGATTGCATTATCCTTTTTATTTCCATCAAAAAGGTTGCTACCCTAGACCGGAAATAATGTTGCTTCCGCGTGTATTtcaggtctaatatcatcatttggtgtgggctagctttttgcctattatctaaaattgttagtataattttaactgtacaaaataaaaatcGTAATTGAATGATACCTGACTGTGAGTATTTCTTTTGCTCAGAAATAGTATTTCTTTAAATGAACAATATTCCAACTCGAGGGTGCCATCCATGGTTTCTAACTCGTAGGCACCTTTTTCCAGCGATACCTCGAACTTTATAGGAtccttcccaatttggatttAACTTTCCCGCACCGTTTGTTTTCATTGATTggaaatttttttttaagaacgaagtccccaattttgaagtacCTGAGGTGAGCCTTTCtgttgtagtatcgttctatgatTTGTTTTTGTGCCGCCATCCGTATTAAAGTTGCTTCTCTTCTTTGTTCGAGTAAGTCCAAGTTTGTTCTTAATTCCTTATCGTTCGACTCTTCCGTTGCCAATGTGAATCTCGTGCTTGGTTCTCCTATTTCAACTGGGATTAAAGCTTCTGAACTGTACACAAATGAAAATGGAGTTTATCCCATGGCTGGTTTTGCTATGGTTCTATAATCCCATAATACTCCTGGTAATTTTTCAGGCCAATTCCCTTTTGATTTTTCTAGtctcttcttcaaattattgatgataatcttatttgttgactcagcttgtCCATTTGCCACGGGATGGTAAGGTGAAGAGGTTATTCGTTTGATTTTTCAACTTTGAAAGAACTCCGTAATTTTCAAGTCTATAAATTATGGGCCATTATTACATACAATTTCTTTTGGAACTCCAAACCGGCATATAATGTTTTGCCAAATGAAGTCTTTCACCTCCTTTTCTCGTATCTGTTTGAAAGCTCTTGCCTCTACCCATTTTAAAAAGTAATATGTTAACACTAATAAGAACTGTACCTTTCCTTTAGCTTGTGGTAAAGGCCCtactatatccattccccatttcataaatagCCATGGGGAAATAACTATATGTAATAACTCTGCAGGTCGATGTACACTTATCACATTTGGCTACAAgattttctgcatcttcttccattttaggccagtagtatcctgtCCTGATTAGTGTTTTAACTAAAGATCTTCCATATGCGTGATTTCcgcaatgtccttcatgtacttcccTCATCACGTACTCCATTTGATTGGGTCCAAGGTACCTTGCTAAAGGACCGCCAAATATTTTTCGATATAAATTATCTCGAATTAGGCAGTCACGAGCAGCTTTTCGTTGAAGCACTTGAGATTCTTTCTTGCCTTCAGGTACGATCCCGTACTGCAAAAAATTAACA comes from the Nicotiana tabacum cultivar K326 chromosome 14, ASM71507v2, whole genome shotgun sequence genome and includes:
- the LOC142168809 gene encoding uncharacterized protein LOC142168809 — translated: MQQYLEKARELVRQFQSWKIVQIPREENAEADALANLASVAEVTSEENAIVIHLFHSALDQDKHEVGFNNLTWDRRNKIVNFLQYGIVPEGKKESQVLQRKAARDCLIRDNLYRKIFGGPLARYLGPNQMEYVMREVHEGHCGNHAYGRSLVKTLIRTGYYWPKMEEDAENLVAKCDKCTSTCRVITYSYFPMAIYEMGNGYSRAFTTS